In Diabrotica undecimpunctata isolate CICGRU chromosome 4, icDiaUnde3, whole genome shotgun sequence, a single genomic region encodes these proteins:
- the LOC140440272 gene encoding ester hydrolase C11orf54 homolog isoform X2, which translates to MALSAQALPVESKQLFVPPLPELAEVVKKTLQTNFAEVTVEVVDCPDLTKEPFTLADSGLGGNPKLIEVGGNPYLLPSVKRDKVYDVKDIVKLAKADPAFLIGPGAGPHPYIGGNCEGIYDILIKNGTVVRQETKISKVDANDDKSEQKSIPKEETRVALLGNFFVSEGKPGKVLKVHVKKRTGEDNFITSIRKAIVDEYKDKLVGLGGVFLLKEGKAKQHVMRDFSKTPIENEEMLNQWLKFYNMSAPLIAVGTLVNGDGGGLDLRVQHFHSFSHHNEAGHYHYDTTPDTVEYLGYFNVGEEIYRVDKPVDTHYWGRD; encoded by the exons ATGGCACTAAGTGCACAGGCATTGCCTGTTGAATCCAAACAACTGTTTGTGCCACCATTACCAGAACTTGCTGAAG TTGTTAAAAAAACTTTACAAACCAACTTTGCTGAAGTAACTGTAGAAGTAGTGGACTGTCCAGATTTAACTAAGGAACCATTTACATTAGCAGATAGCG GTCTTGGTGGAAACCCCAAATTAATAGAGGTAGGTGGCAATCCCTACCTATTACCTAGTGTGAAAAGAGATAAAGTATATGATGTAAAAGATATTGTCAAGCTTGCTAAAGCTGATCCTGCATTTCTCATTGGACCTGGAGCTGGACCACATCCCTATATTGGTGGCAACTGTGAG GGTATCTATGACATTTTGATTAAAAATGGAACTGTCGTTAGACAAGAGACTAAAATATCTAAAGTTGATGCAAATGATGATAAATCTGAACAAAAATCTATCCCAAAGGAAGAGACTCGAGTAGCTTTACTTGGAAACTTCTTTGTATCAGAAGGAAAACCGGGAAAG GTTCTTAAAGTACATGTTAAAAAGCGCACAGGCGAAGATAACTTCATTACATCGATAAGAAAAGCCATAGTGGATGAATATAAGGATAAATTAGTGG gtCTTGGTGGAGTGTTCCTGCTTAAAGAAGGTAAAGCGAAACAGCACGTGATGCGCGACTTTTCGAAGACCCCCATAGAAAACGAAGAGATGCTAAACCAATGGCTCAAATTCTACAATATGTCAGCCCCTCTTATTGCTGTCGGTACTTTGGTTAATGGAGATGGAGGG GGTCTAGACTTGCGTGTACAACATTTCCACAGTTTTAGTCATCACAACGAGGCTGGTCATTACCACTACGATACAACGCCAGACACTGTGGAATACTTGGGATATTTCAACGTTGGCGAAGAAATCTACAGAGTCGATAAACCTGTTGATACTCATTATTGGGGTCGAGATTAG
- the LOC140440272 gene encoding ester hydrolase C11orf54 homolog isoform X1 — MRSVLLILCYLTIKRTMALSAQALPVESKQLFVPPLPELAEVVKKTLQTNFAEVTVEVVDCPDLTKEPFTLADSGLGGNPKLIEVGGNPYLLPSVKRDKVYDVKDIVKLAKADPAFLIGPGAGPHPYIGGNCEGIYDILIKNGTVVRQETKISKVDANDDKSEQKSIPKEETRVALLGNFFVSEGKPGKVLKVHVKKRTGEDNFITSIRKAIVDEYKDKLVGLGGVFLLKEGKAKQHVMRDFSKTPIENEEMLNQWLKFYNMSAPLIAVGTLVNGDGGGLDLRVQHFHSFSHHNEAGHYHYDTTPDTVEYLGYFNVGEEIYRVDKPVDTHYWGRD, encoded by the exons ATGAGATCTGTTTTACTTATATTGTGTTATCTAACTATTAAAAG AACCATGGCACTAAGTGCACAGGCATTGCCTGTTGAATCCAAACAACTGTTTGTGCCACCATTACCAGAACTTGCTGAAG TTGTTAAAAAAACTTTACAAACCAACTTTGCTGAAGTAACTGTAGAAGTAGTGGACTGTCCAGATTTAACTAAGGAACCATTTACATTAGCAGATAGCG GTCTTGGTGGAAACCCCAAATTAATAGAGGTAGGTGGCAATCCCTACCTATTACCTAGTGTGAAAAGAGATAAAGTATATGATGTAAAAGATATTGTCAAGCTTGCTAAAGCTGATCCTGCATTTCTCATTGGACCTGGAGCTGGACCACATCCCTATATTGGTGGCAACTGTGAG GGTATCTATGACATTTTGATTAAAAATGGAACTGTCGTTAGACAAGAGACTAAAATATCTAAAGTTGATGCAAATGATGATAAATCTGAACAAAAATCTATCCCAAAGGAAGAGACTCGAGTAGCTTTACTTGGAAACTTCTTTGTATCAGAAGGAAAACCGGGAAAG GTTCTTAAAGTACATGTTAAAAAGCGCACAGGCGAAGATAACTTCATTACATCGATAAGAAAAGCCATAGTGGATGAATATAAGGATAAATTAGTGG gtCTTGGTGGAGTGTTCCTGCTTAAAGAAGGTAAAGCGAAACAGCACGTGATGCGCGACTTTTCGAAGACCCCCATAGAAAACGAAGAGATGCTAAACCAATGGCTCAAATTCTACAATATGTCAGCCCCTCTTATTGCTGTCGGTACTTTGGTTAATGGAGATGGAGGG GGTCTAGACTTGCGTGTACAACATTTCCACAGTTTTAGTCATCACAACGAGGCTGGTCATTACCACTACGATACAACGCCAGACACTGTGGAATACTTGGGATATTTCAACGTTGGCGAAGAAATCTACAGAGTCGATAAACCTGTTGATACTCATTATTGGGGTCGAGATTAG